The proteins below are encoded in one region of Micromonospora sp. DSM 45708:
- the carB gene encoding carbamoyl-phosphate synthase large subunit yields the protein MPKRTDLKHILVIGSGPIVIGQACEFDYSGTQACRVLRSEGIRVSLVNSNPATIMTDPEFADATYVEPITPEFVELVIAKERPDALLPTLGGQTALNTAVALHAAGVLEKYGVELIGANIEAINRGEDRQLFKDIVAKAGVRLGLDDPSTLTPRSRVCHSMDEVRDTVAELGLPVVIRPSFTMGGLGSGMAHTDEDLERIAGAGLAASPVHEVLIEESVLGWKEYELELMRDRHDNVVVVCSIENVDPMGVHTGDSVTVAPSMTLTDREYQRLRDLGIAVLREVGVDTGGCNIQFAVNPADGRIVVIEMNPRVSRSSALASKATGFPIAKIAAKLAIGYTLDEIPNDITLKTPAAFEPTLDYVVVKIPRFAFEKFPGADPELTTTMKSVGEAMSLGRNFTEALNKAMRSMETKSSGFWTTPDPEGATRENTLAALRMPHDGRLYTVERALRLGASIAEVAEASGGMDPWFLDQIASLVELRAEIVDAPVLDAGLLRRAKRAGLSDRQLAALRPELAAEDGVRTLRHRLGIRPVYKTVDTCAAEFEATTPYHYSTYDSETEVAPSARPKVLILGSGPNRIGQGIEFDYSCVHAVQALRGVDYETVMVNCNPETVSTDYDTADRLYFEPLTFEDVLEAWHAEDSSGKAAGGPGVVGVIVQLGGQTPLGLAQRLKDAGVPIVGTSPESIHLAEERGAFGAVLDRAGLRAPAHGMATSYDEAKAIADEIGYPVLVRPSYVLGGRGMEIVYDDATLRDYIGRATDISPDHPVLVDRFLDDAIEIDVDALVDADGDVYLGGVMEHIEEAGIHSGDSSCTLPPITLAGSHLTQVRRYTEEIARGVGVRGLLNVQYALQGDTLYVLEANPRASRTVPFVSKATAVPLAKAAARIALGATIAQLRAEGMLPPTGDGGTMPPDAPIAVKEAVLPFKRFRTPSGKGIDVLLGPEMRSTGEVMGIDTGFGQAFAKSQAAAYGSLPTAGKIFVSVANRDKRGMIFPIKRLADLGFEIVATTGTAEVLRRHGIACEQIRKHYESGEGADAVSLILGGDVALVVNTPQGSGASARSDGYEIRSAAVTADIPCVTTVPGAAAAVMGIEARINGDLQVRPLQDLHAALRANE from the coding sequence ATGCCTAAGCGGACCGATCTCAAGCACATCCTGGTCATCGGCTCCGGGCCGATCGTGATCGGACAGGCCTGCGAGTTCGACTACTCCGGCACCCAGGCCTGCCGGGTGCTGCGCAGCGAGGGCATCCGGGTCAGCCTGGTCAACTCCAACCCGGCGACGATCATGACCGACCCGGAGTTCGCCGACGCCACGTACGTCGAGCCGATCACCCCGGAGTTCGTCGAGCTGGTCATCGCCAAGGAGCGCCCGGACGCGTTGCTGCCCACGCTGGGTGGGCAGACCGCGCTGAACACCGCGGTCGCGCTGCACGCCGCCGGCGTGCTGGAGAAGTACGGCGTCGAGCTGATCGGCGCCAACATCGAGGCGATCAACCGGGGCGAGGACCGCCAGCTGTTCAAGGACATCGTGGCCAAGGCCGGCGTACGCCTCGGTCTGGACGACCCGTCGACGCTGACCCCGCGCTCGCGGGTCTGCCACTCGATGGACGAGGTCCGCGACACCGTCGCCGAGCTGGGCCTGCCGGTGGTCATCCGCCCGTCGTTCACCATGGGCGGTCTCGGCTCCGGGATGGCGCACACCGACGAGGACCTGGAGCGCATCGCCGGGGCGGGCCTGGCCGCCAGCCCGGTGCACGAGGTGCTCATCGAGGAGAGCGTGCTCGGCTGGAAGGAGTACGAGCTCGAACTGATGCGCGACCGCCACGACAACGTGGTGGTCGTCTGCTCGATCGAGAACGTCGACCCGATGGGCGTGCACACCGGCGACAGCGTCACCGTCGCCCCGTCGATGACGCTCACCGACCGGGAGTACCAACGACTGCGTGACCTCGGCATCGCGGTGCTGCGCGAGGTCGGGGTGGACACCGGCGGCTGCAACATCCAGTTCGCGGTCAACCCGGCCGACGGCCGGATCGTCGTGATCGAGATGAACCCGCGGGTGTCCCGCTCCTCGGCGCTGGCGTCGAAGGCCACCGGCTTCCCGATCGCGAAGATCGCCGCGAAGCTCGCCATCGGCTACACGCTGGACGAGATCCCCAACGACATCACGCTGAAGACGCCGGCCGCGTTCGAGCCGACGCTCGACTACGTGGTGGTGAAGATCCCCCGGTTCGCGTTCGAGAAGTTCCCCGGCGCCGACCCGGAGCTGACCACCACCATGAAGTCGGTGGGCGAGGCGATGAGCCTGGGCCGCAACTTCACCGAGGCGCTGAACAAGGCGATGCGCTCGATGGAAACCAAATCATCTGGTTTCTGGACCACTCCGGACCCGGAGGGCGCGACCCGGGAGAACACCCTGGCGGCGCTGCGGATGCCGCACGACGGCCGGCTCTACACGGTCGAGCGGGCGCTGCGGCTGGGCGCGTCGATCGCCGAGGTGGCCGAGGCGTCCGGCGGCATGGACCCGTGGTTCCTGGACCAGATCGCCTCGCTTGTCGAGCTGCGCGCCGAGATCGTCGACGCCCCGGTGCTCGACGCCGGCCTGCTGCGCCGGGCCAAGCGCGCCGGCCTGTCCGACCGGCAGCTCGCCGCGCTGCGGCCCGAGCTGGCCGCCGAGGACGGCGTCCGGACGCTGCGCCACCGGCTCGGGATCCGGCCGGTCTACAAGACGGTGGACACCTGCGCGGCCGAGTTCGAGGCGACCACGCCCTACCACTACTCGACGTACGACTCGGAGACCGAGGTGGCGCCCTCGGCCCGGCCCAAGGTGCTCATCCTCGGCTCCGGGCCGAACCGGATCGGACAGGGCATCGAGTTCGACTACTCCTGCGTGCACGCCGTACAGGCGCTCCGGGGGGTGGACTACGAGACGGTCATGGTCAACTGCAACCCGGAGACCGTCTCCACCGACTACGACACCGCCGACCGGCTCTACTTCGAGCCGCTGACGTTCGAGGACGTGCTGGAGGCGTGGCACGCCGAGGACTCGTCCGGCAAGGCGGCCGGCGGCCCCGGCGTCGTCGGGGTGATCGTGCAGCTCGGCGGCCAGACCCCGCTCGGCCTCGCCCAGCGGCTCAAGGACGCCGGGGTGCCGATCGTGGGCACCTCGCCGGAGTCCATCCACCTGGCCGAGGAGCGGGGCGCGTTCGGCGCGGTGCTGGACCGGGCCGGACTGCGCGCGCCCGCACACGGCATGGCCACCTCGTACGACGAGGCGAAGGCGATCGCGGACGAGATCGGGTACCCGGTGCTGGTCCGCCCGTCGTACGTGCTCGGCGGGCGGGGCATGGAGATCGTCTACGACGACGCTACGCTGCGTGACTACATCGGCCGGGCCACCGACATCTCACCGGACCACCCGGTGCTGGTGGACCGCTTCCTCGACGACGCCATCGAGATCGACGTGGACGCGCTGGTGGACGCGGACGGCGACGTCTACCTGGGCGGTGTGATGGAGCACATCGAGGAGGCCGGCATCCACTCCGGGGACTCGTCCTGCACGCTGCCGCCGATCACGCTGGCCGGTTCGCACCTGACCCAGGTCCGCCGCTACACCGAGGAGATCGCCCGCGGCGTGGGGGTGCGCGGCCTGCTCAACGTCCAGTACGCGTTGCAGGGCGACACGCTCTACGTGCTGGAGGCCAACCCGCGCGCCTCCCGGACCGTGCCGTTCGTCTCGAAGGCGACGGCGGTGCCGCTGGCCAAGGCGGCGGCCCGGATCGCGCTGGGCGCCACCATCGCGCAACTGCGTGCCGAGGGGATGCTGCCGCCGACCGGGGACGGCGGCACCATGCCGCCGGACGCGCCGATCGCGGTGAAGGAGGCGGTGCTGCCGTTCAAGCGGTTCCGCACGCCGTCCGGCAAGGGCATCGACGTGCTGCTCGGCCCGGAGATGCGGTCCACCGGCGAGGTGATGGGCATCGACACCGGCTTCGGCCAGGCGTTCGCCAAGTCGCAGGCCGCCGCGTACGGGTCGCTGCCCACCGCCGGGAAGATCTTCGTCTCGGTGGCGAACCGGGACAAGCGCGGCATGATCTTCCCGATCAAGCGCCTGGCCGACCTGGGCTTCGAGATCGTCGCGACCACCGGCACGGCCGAGGTGCTGCGCCGGCACGGCATCGCCTGCGAGCAGATCCGCAAGCACTACGAGTCGGGCGAGGGCGCGGACGCGGTCTCGCTGATCCTCGGCGGCGACGTCGCGCTGGTGGTCAACACGCCGCAGGGCTCGGGCGCGAGCGCCCGCTCGGACGGCTACGAGATCCGCAGCGCCGCCGTGACCGCGGACATCCCGTGCGTCACCACGGTTCCGGGCGCGGCGGCGGCGGTGATGGGCATCGAGGCGCGCATCAACGGCGACCTCCAGGTCCGCCCGCTCCAGGACCTGCACGCCGCGCTCCGGGCCAACGAGTGA